A genomic stretch from Blastopirellula sediminis includes:
- a CDS encoding Gfo/Idh/MocA family protein: MTLRTSRRRFLVAASAAVSGIGFYSQLPAAESKSPNEKLNLAGIGVANRASANLSGCSNENFVALADIDSNFLEQGVKRFPGAKGYADYRVMLEKEADNIDAVVVSTADHSHAPATAMALRMKKHAYCEKPLSHTVYESRVVSNLAKENKLVTQMGTQIHATENYRRVVELLNSGIIGDVTRVHVWVGKGWGDGKFAFGQEPPKNLNWDLFLGCAPERPYSTGVHPANWRRFWDYGTGTFGDMACHYVDLVHWALDLKHPEKVSAVGPPVDPVGCPSWCVADYHYPARGEKPPVHLTWYDGAKRPAELAKLKDKSGNPINWGGGQLFVGDKGMVLSDYGQHYVYQDGEMVDFKAPEKTIPASIGHHNEWLQAIRTGGPTTCNFDYSGALSEAVLLGTVAYRSGDVIDWDAENLKVTNNNSLAHNLIHKEYRKGWTL; the protein is encoded by the coding sequence ATGACCTTGCGAACTTCTCGTCGTCGCTTCCTGGTCGCCGCTTCGGCCGCCGTTTCTGGTATCGGGTTCTATTCGCAACTTCCGGCCGCCGAGTCGAAATCTCCTAACGAAAAGCTGAACCTGGCTGGGATCGGCGTCGCGAACCGCGCCAGTGCGAATCTGTCGGGCTGCTCGAACGAAAACTTCGTCGCGTTGGCCGACATCGATTCCAACTTCCTGGAACAAGGGGTCAAGCGTTTCCCCGGCGCCAAAGGGTATGCCGACTATCGGGTGATGCTGGAGAAAGAAGCGGACAACATTGACGCCGTCGTCGTCAGCACGGCTGACCATAGCCACGCCCCGGCGACCGCGATGGCGCTGCGGATGAAAAAGCACGCCTACTGCGAAAAGCCGCTATCGCACACTGTGTACGAGTCGCGCGTCGTCTCGAACCTGGCCAAAGAAAACAAGCTGGTGACCCAGATGGGGACCCAGATTCATGCGACCGAGAACTACCGCCGCGTCGTCGAACTGCTGAACAGCGGTATCATCGGCGACGTTACCCGTGTCCATGTCTGGGTCGGCAAAGGTTGGGGAGACGGCAAGTTCGCGTTCGGCCAAGAGCCGCCGAAGAACCTGAACTGGGATCTGTTCCTGGGTTGCGCTCCGGAGCGTCCCTACAGCACCGGCGTTCATCCCGCCAACTGGCGCCGTTTCTGGGACTATGGAACCGGTACGTTTGGCGACATGGCTTGCCATTACGTCGACCTGGTCCACTGGGCGCTCGATCTGAAGCATCCGGAAAAGGTCTCGGCCGTCGGGCCTCCTGTTGATCCGGTCGGTTGCCCGTCGTGGTGCGTCGCCGACTATCACTATCCGGCCCGAGGTGAAAAGCCGCCGGTTCATTTGACCTGGTACGACGGCGCCAAGCGTCCGGCCGAACTGGCGAAGCTGAAAGATAAGTCAGGCAATCCGATCAATTGGGGGGGCGGACAGTTGTTCGTCGGCGACAAGGGGATGGTCCTCTCCGATTACGGCCAGCACTACGTCTACCAGGATGGCGAGATGGTCGATTTCAAGGCGCCGGAGAAGACGATTCCCGCTTCGATCGGTCATCACAACGAATGGCTCCAGGCGATTCGGACCGGCGGACCGACCACCTGCAACTTCGACTATTCCGGGGCGCTCAGCGAAGCGGTGCTGCTGGGAACGGTCGCTTATCGCAGCGGCGACGTCATCGACTGGGACGCCGAAAACCTGAAGGTCACCAACAACAACTCGCTGGCCCATAACCTGATTCACAAGGAATATCGCAAAGGCTGGACGCTGTAA
- a CDS encoding cation transporter, whose amino-acid sequence MLRTTLALLFSVALFSQAAYAETTVTLTKMHLCCGKCVKAVEAAVKDMPGVKVDVTAKEGKTVLTAADDKSAQAALDAIAKAGFHAETDSEELKMKDDSGVKAGAVKRLALTGLHNCCGACTKSIKEAVATVDGVKADTAKPNESSMVIEGNFDAAEVVEALLAAGFHVKVKQ is encoded by the coding sequence ATGCTACGCACCACGCTCGCCCTCCTCTTTTCGGTCGCTCTCTTCTCGCAAGCCGCCTATGCGGAAACGACCGTTACCCTGACCAAAATGCATCTTTGCTGCGGCAAGTGCGTCAAAGCGGTTGAGGCCGCTGTGAAAGACATGCCCGGCGTGAAGGTCGACGTGACCGCCAAAGAGGGAAAGACCGTACTGACCGCCGCCGATGACAAATCGGCCCAGGCCGCCCTCGACGCGATCGCCAAGGCGGGTTTCCATGCCGAGACCGACAGCGAAGAACTGAAAATGAAGGATGACTCGGGCGTCAAAGCAGGAGCCGTCAAGCGTCTCGCTCTGACCGGTCTGCACAACTGCTGCGGCGCGTGCACCAAGTCGATCAAAGAAGCGGTCGCCACGGTGGACGGCGTTAAAGCGGACACCGCCAAGCCGAACGAATCGTCGATGGTCATCGAAGGGAACTTTGACGCCGCCGAAGTCGTGGAAGCGTTGTTGGCGGCCGGTTTTCACGTCAAGGTGAAACAGTAA
- a CDS encoding M14 family metallopeptidase yields MSVPADAWFPRDYAESRREFLAACKELGGEMESHAIDAVGPDGESLTIDLLTLGNRGANDCLVLSSGLHGLEAPLGAAIQLHWMRNALSQSVPPNLRIVLIHALNPYGFAHRRRCEAENIDLNRSFMRRGEEHRGAPPLYEKLDPLLNPESPPGGFDFFTLRAAAILARYGMTKVKQAIAGGQYEFPRGLFYGGKGASETQQLLTPHWKSWLGESRRVIHLDVHTGLGRWGELTLLSAPAMDTAWHRQVGETLGETGYDREKENSVAYQARGDFGLWCSQQAGDIDYAYFCAEFGTYPAVRVLKALRAENQAHHWSDPKAAAFQTAKRSALEAFSPASKSWRQSTVARGVDLCKSAIARLEK; encoded by the coding sequence GTGAGCGTCCCAGCGGACGCATGGTTTCCGCGCGACTACGCCGAGTCGCGCCGCGAGTTTCTCGCCGCCTGTAAAGAGTTAGGCGGCGAGATGGAGTCGCATGCGATTGATGCGGTTGGCCCAGACGGGGAATCGCTGACGATCGATCTTCTGACGCTCGGCAACCGTGGAGCGAACGATTGCCTGGTTCTTTCGAGCGGACTACACGGATTGGAAGCGCCGCTTGGCGCTGCGATTCAATTGCATTGGATGCGTAACGCTTTAAGTCAGAGCGTTCCCCCGAACCTACGCATCGTCTTGATTCACGCGCTCAATCCGTACGGCTTCGCCCATCGCCGGCGTTGTGAAGCGGAGAATATTGATCTCAACCGATCGTTCATGCGGCGGGGAGAAGAGCATCGCGGGGCTCCGCCCCTCTACGAAAAGCTTGATCCGCTGTTGAATCCGGAATCGCCCCCCGGCGGTTTCGATTTCTTCACGCTACGTGCCGCCGCGATCCTGGCCCGATACGGCATGACGAAAGTCAAACAGGCGATCGCCGGCGGGCAGTACGAGTTTCCCCGCGGCTTGTTTTACGGCGGCAAAGGGGCGAGCGAAACGCAGCAGTTGCTGACGCCCCATTGGAAGTCGTGGCTGGGAGAGAGTCGCCGCGTGATCCATTTGGACGTGCACACGGGACTTGGCCGCTGGGGAGAATTGACCCTGTTGTCGGCGCCGGCGATGGATACCGCTTGGCACCGTCAGGTGGGGGAAACGCTCGGCGAGACCGGATACGATCGGGAAAAAGAAAACTCGGTCGCTTACCAGGCCCGCGGCGATTTCGGCTTGTGGTGCTCCCAGCAAGCGGGCGATATCGACTACGCCTATTTCTGCGCCGAGTTTGGAACCTATCCGGCCGTACGCGTTTTGAAAGCGCTCCGGGCCGAGAACCAAGCGCATCATTGGAGCGATCCCAAAGCGGCCGCTTTTCAAACGGCGAAACGGAGCGCGCTCGAAGCGTTTTCCCCAGCGAGCAAGAGTTGGCGTCAGTCGACCGTGGCCCGCGGCGTCGACTTATGCAAGTCGGCGATCGCCCGACTCGAAAAGTGA
- a CDS encoding WD40 repeat domain-containing protein, producing MSMDRVPSIRVFAAVLLAALIVGVAPAQEPTAKLDRTIQLRPEPGRLHPPVISDISIHPAGAIFAAAGDDHIVRVFEMDSGNELYRLEDHRDWVRAVKFSPDGTTLATAGNDRRIILWDVERRAQLRSMGEFPYAVADVAFNKAGTMLAIVGFGPTIAIHDPITGERLHELEAPINDMRCVSFSPDGAIVAAAGRNGVIRTWDAQSGRVLGDVKAHRQRVHSLVFTSDSSHLISCSEDRMIKVIDLGQGKEVAEMSSAPAKVMALTLINDNTLISAGSDNRLRLWDMATHQEIAKLEGHSGSVTAIDVYNDTIVSGGFDTTVRVWKIESGERTALSPQGSLFTK from the coding sequence ATGAGCATGGATCGTGTTCCGTCTATCCGTGTCTTCGCCGCAGTTCTGCTAGCGGCTTTGATCGTGGGCGTCGCTCCAGCGCAAGAACCGACCGCGAAGCTCGATCGCACCATCCAACTTCGGCCCGAACCGGGTCGTCTGCACCCACCGGTGATTTCCGACATCTCGATCCACCCGGCCGGCGCCATCTTCGCCGCCGCAGGGGACGACCACATCGTTCGCGTGTTCGAGATGGATTCAGGCAACGAACTCTACCGGCTCGAAGATCATCGCGACTGGGTCCGCGCGGTGAAATTCTCCCCGGATGGAACGACTTTGGCCACGGCCGGTAATGATCGTCGCATCATTCTGTGGGACGTCGAACGTCGCGCTCAGTTGCGTTCGATGGGAGAATTCCCGTACGCCGTCGCCGATGTGGCGTTCAACAAGGCCGGCACCATGCTGGCGATCGTCGGCTTCGGTCCGACCATCGCCATCCATGATCCGATCACCGGCGAACGGCTCCACGAACTGGAAGCCCCGATCAACGATATGCGCTGCGTCAGCTTTTCGCCCGATGGCGCCATCGTCGCCGCCGCCGGTCGCAACGGCGTGATCCGCACTTGGGACGCTCAATCCGGCCGCGTGCTGGGGGACGTCAAAGCGCACCGTCAACGCGTCCACTCGCTGGTCTTCACCAGCGACTCGTCCCATCTGATCTCGTGCAGCGAAGATCGGATGATCAAGGTCATCGATCTCGGACAAGGCAAGGAAGTCGCCGAGATGTCGAGCGCTCCGGCCAAGGTGATGGCCCTGACGCTGATCAACGACAACACTTTGATTTCCGCTGGCAGCGACAATCGCCTGCGATTGTGGGATATGGCCACGCATCAGGAAATCGCCAAGCTCGAAGGGCATTCGGGCAGCGTTACTGCGATCGACGTCTACAACGACACGATCGTCTCGGGCGGCTTCGACACCACGGTTCGGGTCTGGAAGATCGAATCGGGCGAACGAACCGCTCTCTCCCCCCAGGGCAGCTTGTTTACGAAATAA
- a CDS encoding metallophosphoesterase — MSARTIAIGDIHGCVHALDAVLEMIAPTASDTIVVLGDFVDQGWDVKSTIERLIQLESEVNLIHLLGNHEEMLLASLTCEKTCGYWENCGGARTLSSYRLGGSIEDIPDDHIEFIRRSRPYYETESCIFTHANAEPNLPMDQQPEYALRWKVLEPDAYECHYSGKTLFVGHTEQRSGEVLNLGCIQDIDTACWRNGWLTAIDVDELHIWQASRYGQMREGDEPALAHAVPAHHAE; from the coding sequence ATGTCAGCGCGAACCATCGCGATCGGCGACATTCACGGCTGCGTGCATGCGCTCGACGCGGTGTTGGAGATGATCGCGCCGACCGCTAGCGACACCATCGTCGTGTTGGGGGATTTCGTCGACCAAGGGTGGGATGTCAAAAGCACGATCGAGCGGTTGATTCAGCTGGAGTCGGAAGTGAATTTGATCCATCTGCTCGGCAATCACGAGGAGATGTTGCTGGCGAGCCTGACCTGCGAAAAGACATGCGGCTACTGGGAAAACTGCGGCGGCGCTCGGACCCTCAGCTCGTATCGCTTAGGGGGTTCGATCGAAGATATTCCAGATGACCATATCGAGTTCATCCGCCGGTCGCGTCCCTATTACGAGACGGAGTCGTGCATCTTCACGCATGCCAACGCTGAGCCAAATCTGCCGATGGACCAGCAGCCTGAGTACGCGCTGCGGTGGAAAGTGCTGGAGCCGGACGCCTACGAATGCCACTATTCGGGGAAAACATTGTTCGTAGGGCATACCGAGCAGCGTAGTGGCGAAGTTTTGAATCTCGGCTGCATCCAGGATATCGATACCGCGTGCTGGCGAAACGGCTGGCTTACCGCGATCGACGTCGACGAGCTTCACATCTGGCAGGCGAGTCGTTACGGGCAAATGCGCGAGGGGGACGAACCGGCCCTGGCCCACGCCGTTCCGGCTCACCACGCCGAGTAA